One genomic region from Populus nigra chromosome 8, ddPopNigr1.1, whole genome shotgun sequence encodes:
- the LOC133700506 gene encoding protein FAR1-RELATED SEQUENCE 6-like has protein sequence MAEAGCSNERLTNGELNEKEKELDDGTEEKKEFVAPAVGMEFESYDDAYNYYNCYAKEVGFRVRVKNSWFKRNSREKYGAVLCCSSQGFKRIKDVNRLRKETRTGCPAMVRMRLADSKRWRVLEVMLEHNHSLGAKIYRPVKKVSTGNKRKSLSSSDAEGRTIKLYRALVIDSEGNGNSSLNARDVMNFSELPDQLNLKRGDAQAIYNYFCRMQLTNPNFFYLMDLNDEGHLRNVFWVDARSRASCGYFGDVVYIDNTYLSSKFEIPLVAFVGTNHHSQSVLLGCGLLAGETTESYIWLFKAWITCMSGCSPQTIITDRCRTLQTAIAEAFPRAHHCFGLSHIMKRVPEKLGGLRHYDAIKKAFMKAVYETLKVIEFEVAWGFMVQRFGVGDHKWLQSLYEDRVRWAPVYLKDTVFAGMSAARPGENLNPFFERYVHKQTPLKEFLDKYELALQKKHKEETIADIESRSVGPALKTRCSFELQLSKLYSKEIFKKFQFEVEEMYSCFSTTQIHVDGPIIIFLVKERVLGESNRREIRDFEVLYNRSAGEVRCICSCFNFYGYLCRHALCVLNFNGVEEIPCKYILPRWKKDYKRLYIPDHSSNDVDSTDHMQWFNQLYRSALQVVEEGVISLEHYSVALEAFEESQNRVREVEEKQA, from the coding sequence ATGGCTGAAGCAGGGTGTAGTAATGAGCGATTGACTAATGGTGAATTGaatgagaaggaaaaagaattgGATGATGGGActgaagaaaagaaggaatttGTTGCTCCTGCGGTTGGGATGGAGTTTGAGTCTTATGATGATGCTTACAATTATTACAACTGTTATGCCAAGGAAGTGGGTTTTCGTGTTAGGGTGAAGAACTCATGGTTCAAGCGGAATAGTCGGGAGAAATATGGCGCAGTGCTTTGTTGCAGTAGTCAgggttttaaaagaattaaagatgTTAATCGTTTAAGAAAGGAAACAAGAACTGGTTGTCCTGCAATGGTAAGGATGAGGTTGGCGGACTCCAAGAGGTGGAGGGTGTTAGAGGTCATGCTTGAACACAACCACTCGTTAGGGGCTAAGATATACAGACCTGTTAAGAAGGTGAGTACTGGAAACAAAAGGAAGTCCCTTTCAAGTTCAGATGCTGAGGGACGTACCATTAAGTTGTATCGAGCACTTGTCATAGATTCAGAAGGTAATGGGAACTCAAGTCTGAATGCAAGAGATGTTATGAATTTTTCTGAACTTCCTGATCAACTGAACCTTAAAAGGGGTGATGCACAGGCTATTTATAACTACTTTTGTCGGATGCAGTTGACGAATCCAAACTTCTTTTATTTGATGGATCTCAATGATGAGGGGCATCTGAGAAATGTGTTTTGGGTTGATGCTAGGTCAAGGGCTTCTTGTGGTTACTTTGGTGATGTTGTTTATATTGACAACACGTATTTGTCAAGTAAATTTGAGATCCCACTGGTGGCATTTGTTGGAACGAATCACCATAGCCAGTCTGTTTTACTGGGCTGCGGCCTACTTGCAGGCGAGACAACTGAATCTTATATTTGGTTGTTCAAGGCATGGATTACATGCATGTCAGGTTGCAGTCCACAAACTATTATTACGGACAGGTGTAGAACTTTGCAAACCGCAATAGCAGAGGCGTTTCCAAGAGCTCATCATTGTTTTGGATTGTCGCATATCATGAAAAGAGTACCAGAAAAACTGGGAGGATTGCGCCACTATGATGCTATAAAAAAAGCGTTTATGAAAGCAGTTTATGAAACTTTGAAAGTGATTGAATTTGAAGTAGCATGGGGATTTATGGTCCAGCGATTTGGAGTTGGTGATCATAAATGGCTTCAGTCATTATATGAAGATCGTGTTCGGTGGGCTCCTGTTTATTTAAAAGACACAGTTTTTGCTGGAATGTCCGCTGCACGGCCAGGTGAGAACCTAAATCCATTTTTTGAGAGATACGTGCATAAACAAACTCCTTTAAAAGAATTTCTGGACAAGTATGAACTAGCATTACAAAAAAAGCACAAGGAAGAAACTATTGCAGATATTGAGTCCAGAAGCGTAGGCCCCGCTTTGAAAACCAGATGTTCATTTGAGTTGCAGCTGTCGAAGTTGTACAGCAAGGAAATATTCAAGAAGTTCCAATTTGAGGTGGAAGAAATGTATTCTTGTTTTAGCACCACACAGATACACGTTGACGGGCCaatcattatatttttggtCAAAGAGCGTGTCCTGGGTGAGAGTAATAGGAGGGAAATTAGAGACTTTGAGGTTTTATACAACAGAAGTGCAGGAGAGGTTCGTTGCATCTGCAGTTGCTTCAACTTCTATGGGTACTTATGCCGCCATGCATTGTGTGTGCTTAACTTCAATGGAGTAGAGGAGATCCCATGTAAGTATATACTGCCACGATGGAAAAAGGATTACAAGCGCTTGTATATTCCAGACCATAGTTCCAATGATGTTGATTCTACCGATCATATGCAATGGTTTAATCAATTGTATAGAAGTGCTTTACAAGTTGTGGAGGAAGGGGTGATTTCTCTTGAACATTACAGTGTCGCACTAGAAGCTTTTGAAGAGTCGCAAAATAGGGTTCGTGAGGTAGAAGAAAAGCAAGCATAA